The window GCGCTCGCTGAACCGGTCGGCGTGGACCGACTCGGCCAGCATGTAGGACCAGGCGGGGTTGAGCCCGGCCAGCCAGTGGCCGCGTGTGCCGACCGCGGCCGCGAGCGCGGGGCGCAGCTCGCTGTCGCGGGCGCCCTGGTCGAGGAGGGCGGGAACGCTGGAGTGCGCGACGCGCCGCCCCGAGGCGGCCACCAGCTCCAGCCACTCGGGGAGGAGTTCGGTCCGTCCCGTGAGGATGTCCTCCAGCCGGTTGGTGGCGGCCTGTCCGGTCTCGGGGCGCTCGTCCTCGGCGCCGGGCTCGACGGGCTCGACGCCGGTGACGGGGGTGTACCCGGCGGCGCGGCGGACGGCGATCAGGGCCGCCCGGTCCAGGAGGGCGACGGAGTCCTCGTCCTCGGGGATGGGGGGCAGGTCGGGGGTGTCGGGGACGGAGCGCTTGGAGGTGCCGACCAGGGCCGTGGAGACCAGGCGGTCCCAGGAGTCCACGGCGGCGAGGGGGTCGGGGGTCACAGGGAGACCGCCTTTCCGTTCCGGTCCCACACGGTGATGGGGGTGAGTCCCGTCGCGGGCGACCACTCGGCGGCGACGGTGGAGGGGTGGCCGCCGGTGACCGCGAGGAGGCGCCAGGGCTCGGGGGAGGCCAGGGGTAGCGCGTGGCCCTCGGTGTCGGTGAGGTACCACCGGCCGTCGTGGGCGGGGGCGGCGCGGTCGAGCACGACCGGCCAGGTGTCGCGCCAGGGGTCCTCGGCGAGGGAGGCGGCGAAGGCGTCGAGGGCCTGCGTGACCGTGCCGCCCTCGGGCGGGGCCGCCTCGGTCGTGGTGCCGTCGCCGACGGGGGCGACCCGGTGGCCGTCGGGGTAGAAGGCGAACTCGGCCTCCACGTCGGTGCCGGCCCGGAAGGGGGTGGTGGGCGCCTGGCCGGATCGGGCGAAGGCCAGGTACAGGGCCACGCGCCCGGTCGCGGTGCCGCGCAGCCACAGGCGGCGCACGCGCATGTCGGCTTCGAGGGCGGGGGCGTCGTGCCAGCCCAGGACCCGCCAGGTGTCGCGGACGCGCTCACCGCCGGCGAGGACGTCCTCGGCCTTGACGGTGATGCCCACCCGGGAGCGGACGGCGCCGCGGACGCGCTCGTCGAGGGCGTCGCCCGCGCGGTAGCCGTTGACCAGCAGGTGGAGGAGGCCGAGCCGTTCGAGCATCCGCTCGGGCCAGCTGTCCCCGCGCGCCGCGGAGGGCAGCTGGGAGACGAGGGAGGCCGCGCCGCCCGCCTTGGCGTCCACGAGCCGCTTGGCCATGCGGTCCCAGTGGTCGTAGCCGTGCTTGGGCACCTCGGCCAGCCCGGTGTCGACCTGGTCGCGCAGCCAGAGGCCGAGTTCGTCGACCCCGGCCCGGACCGCCTCCTCCCTCCTGCGCAGGGTCGCGGCCGCCCGTTCGGGGTCGGCGGGGGCCGCCGGGCTGTTGGCCTTCTCCTGGCGGGCGGCCCTTCCGGAGAGCCACTTGGCCACCCACTCGGGCCGCTCCTCCCGGTCGGCCACGCTGTCCTGGGTCCACAGGGCCAGCAGGCCCAGGACGTGCTTGCAGGGAATCTTGCGGCTGGGGCAGCTGCACTTGTAGGCGGTCCCGCCCGCGCCGTCCAGGTGGACGGCGGCCAGGTAGGGCTTGGAACCGCTGCCCTTGCACTCGCCCCAGACGGCGGAGGTGCCGCCGGAGGGGGCGGCGACCGCTCCGCGCTCGGGCCAGGACGACTCCTTGGCCACCTTCAGGGCGGCCTTGCGGGAGGAGGCGTCCGGAGCCAGAGCCCATACGTCGTCGGTACTCCATCGATCGCTCACACAGAGAACACTACGGACTCCCTATGACAAAAAGCGGCCTTTTCGAACCTTCTTGCGAACGCCCGTGGAACTGTCGCATCCCCGTGGCAGACTCCGGCCGCGGAGCGGCTCCGCGCGGCGCGCGACCCCGGGTTCCGGCGCTCGGGAGCCCCAGAAAAAGT is drawn from Nocardiopsis dassonvillei subsp. dassonvillei DSM 43111 and contains these coding sequences:
- a CDS encoding SWIM zinc finger family protein, yielding MAKESSWPERGAVAAPSGGTSAVWGECKGSGSKPYLAAVHLDGAGGTAYKCSCPSRKIPCKHVLGLLALWTQDSVADREERPEWVAKWLSGRAARQEKANSPAAPADPERAAATLRRREEAVRAGVDELGLWLRDQVDTGLAEVPKHGYDHWDRMAKRLVDAKAGGAASLVSQLPSAARGDSWPERMLERLGLLHLLVNGYRAGDALDERVRGAVRSRVGITVKAEDVLAGGERVRDTWRVLGWHDAPALEADMRVRRLWLRGTATGRVALYLAFARSGQAPTTPFRAGTDVEAEFAFYPDGHRVAPVGDGTTTEAAPPEGGTVTQALDAFAASLAEDPWRDTWPVVLDRAAPAHDGRWYLTDTEGHALPLASPEPWRLLAVTGGHPSTVAAEWSPATGLTPITVWDRNGKAVSL